The region GTATGCCTGCTGAACAGTGACCAGTGGTATACGAGGGAGACGTGCTGCTGTGCAGTACTGGATGGGTCAGGGTTTGGGTTACTCGAGCAGGTTTGGATTACCAGTGACCCTTGATTCAAGGTTCCTGCTAAGAAAgttattttttgaaaatggcATAACTGCAGATGGCCATGAAACATCACATGGTGCTCACATTTCTTTTGAGGCAGCAGTAAATTATTTAAGTTATTATGGAATAGGAGACATTGGTTGACTCCCACTTACTATACATTTAGTGTGAGGCCTGCCTCTTACTAAAAACCTCCTGTACTATTTCATGATCAAGTCATTAATTAGTTAGATTTCCATGTCAtttgtgtgctttctttctggTTTGTACTTTTGaagatatttgtgttttttcctcccttccttcctgaTTTACATGCTGTTTCAACAAACTAAAGAAGTGTCCTCCTTAGAGCAGCCTCTAGTTTACATTGGTGTGTCCCTGTTGATAAACGATGTGCACTGCAGTGTTCCCAAGCTCCAAGCTGATTAAATGCAAATACTTTGAAGAATGAGGGTAAGCTGTTCAATGCAGAAATTTGCTCAATTAGTGAGCACAATACAGGTAAGAGGGTAACTGCAGAAAGAgcacaaaaaagtgaaattcaAAGTCATTCTGCATGAACGGCTTCCCCTCTGTCttctataaaaacaaatactgccagcTAATAAGTCGTGTTTGTTAATTGTGACAGGAGGCATGGAAACATGCGATCGAAAAGGCCAAAGCCATGCCCGACCCGTGGGCACAATTTCATCTGGAGGACATCAAGACTGAACCCTGCATTCGTTACAGGTATGAATAACTGTGTGGCTGTGAATCAATATACCTTTTTCATGTCTcgtcatagcaggaaaaacacaggtgaaaCATATTTGGTTAATGGTTGCTCAGTTCCCTGAAGTGTCCCAGTAAACTATGCCAGAGAGCCAGCTTGCATAATACCAGGATCCTGGAACTCGCTCACCGAAATTGaatgcagctgtttttaatgttatcaattacacCGAATATTTATACTGCTACATGCAGCAAAATCTTGAAATAATATCCCACAGGGTGATAAAGTGCCAAAACAATTATATTTGATTACTGTAGatcaattatttaattaaattgaatgCTTTTCCCATTTTCAAGCAGTGTTTCAAAAGTGGTATTTCCCATGTTCTAACATTGTTTGACATCTTGAGAACTTGagaagctgcattaattgatgttttagccacttggtggcagcacaacaagctgtaaacacaacactgacacatcatCACCTTTAGAAAGTTgattttgcaatttttttttgcaatatctggctctttagctgttagatgctccactatgttcactagctagtcacgaactttgtctgtctgctattttgtgctgggcaggtaaCATTCAatgagtttatcagagcttttcttgctgaaaatagttgcctgctgcggccaaaaacaacgttgatgagagcagtgagacagaaacCAAACTGTTAAGTTGCGGTCTGGAAAACCGTAATAAgtagctgaaagacgctaaaacactCTAGTGCTAAAAGcttagaggaactgcagagtcgagtgaaaattctctgtggtttcatcactacgagtgaccacttccagtttttttaaaattcacgTACTGTTGGTGGGACACTAAGTGAGATATTATGGCGAACATAGTGGCTACATAAGCGTACACACCTCATGCAGAGTTCTCAGACGTTTGCAGCGTTATATTAAGGCAGCGACACACAATTGAACGGGTGTGGGCAAAAAAGCAGGAGGAAAATGAATTcctttgcctgtgtgtgtgtgtgtgtgttaggccTGTTATATAACATACAGGGCTGGAACTTGACTACAGAGCGAGGGGGGGGAGTTGTCAGGAGCTGGGATTTGCCCTGGTGTTCTCTTTTCATGTGCTAATTTTACCCACATGTAACCTcactcctccttccctctcttaAGCCCCCCTGTAGTATGAATGTCACGGTACACTGCGTTCCCAGGCTGAAACGGCTTGTTGGCAGAAAAGGGTGAAGATTAGATTTTGGATAGAGAATAGTGCACTGTTCTTTGAGTGGAGAAGGGAACCTTAATACTGAGTTTCTAGTTTAAAGGCACGCAGCATTTAACTGTGAAGGTTTGCAGCTGCACCTACAGCTCATGCAGTATTCATTTACTCATGACACACACCCTGCCAaggcaaacagacacactgaccCAGACAaatgtatgtacacatacatttgtattaccatatttactgtatgagtTCTTGACTACATTAATTCCCAAAATATCCATATATCCTCGAGTCCAAAAAGAAATGGGCGCAGAAAAAATGGCCTTCCTTTGGAAAGAGCAAACAcgtgaaaaaacacacatttctgtttaattctTCTCTCCTTGTTTTTCCGTAGAGAGGAAACTAGATGCTTTATGTGCCTCCATGATAACAATTGCTAATGGGCTGTTGACAGACGAACTCCCTCACAGAGGGCAAAGAGTAACTTAAGAGGCTAACGCGATTGAGACTGGAATGTTTATAGTCTGAAGTAGACTCATAAGAGACAAAAGAGTCCTGGCAGTCAGCTCAGTGTTGTTGACTGTCCAGTGTGAGTGATTTGTAATGTAACAggtggaaaacaaaaataacagccAGTTTCTCCCTACAGAGATGGGTCACAGGGTCTGCTATGTGACGTAAAAAAAGACCCACAGATGGTCTCACAGCCGCTCTGCTTGAAAGGAGACCCTGTTAAACAGAGCTGCAGTAGACTTGGTTTCAAAATGAAGATTGGGCTGAaactaaaaattattttgattgtcaatttatctctttttttgtttttttcttcaattaatCTTTAGTCTAAACAAAgtcagaaaacaagaaaatgtccTTCTCAattttcccagagcccaagctgACATCTTCAGATGACTTGTTATGTgcagccaacagtccaaaaccccaaaatacaGTGCacacctgccaacactcccgtttttcccgtatttcaaggccattTCCTGGCGCACTCCCGTTTTGTTTCTCCTGGGGAAACTCCCGTAATTTACATGGgcctcaaactttattatgaataatCGTCATACACGGATCCAAGTTTAACaattacaataacaaaagatattacaatttatcctgaagGGAACGTGAACGTCTGTACCACATTTAATAGCAATCCATcagatagttgttgagacatttcactcaaaaccacaaatgtcaacctcatggtggcactagaggaaaagtcaggagatcaccaaagtctgttGGATTCATCccctggggaccatgaatgtttttataaactttcatggcaatccattcagtagttgttaagatatttcagtctagacccaAATGGTGGACCAACCAGCCACCATctctagagccacgctgctagcatggctaaaaacaaactttctATGTGATTAGacagatttgatttgatgtgCCATATTTGAGTGAGCATAATCAATATTGTGACTTAATTCACTTTGCAGGTACAATGCCATCACAGGAGAGTGGGCTCAAGACCAGGTCCACATCAAGATGGCTGCCCAGGTATTACTGCTCTCTAGAAAAAGGATTGTTTTGCCAGTATTATAAAAAACATGTACTGGAGTACTGGATGTACTTATCCTTGTCTAATTTATTTCCCCTGCTTGGTTTCTCACAGCCGTTTGGGAAAGGGGCCATGAGGGAGTGCTTCAGAGCGTaagttgaaatatttctccACATTCATCAgttcacatccagcagttattgCTCCTCGTGTTTCTTCTAGTAACCAAGCAGAGGGGTGTGTCTCTCCTAGATTGTAGCCTGTAAGTGGTGCAGGTCCACATTCCTCACATTTCTTGCTATTTTCAAGATAACTGCTCAGTAGTTTCAGAGCCAAAGATGGTTCTGACAATATAACACTGACGCAGCTCTATAAAGTCTTCCATGATGACACTGGGGATTTATCTTTAACTTTATTGATTCCCTGGATGTTTACTATTTTGGGTAAAAAAGAATTTAAGCGCGCTCCAGTGTGTTATGGCTTCTGCATGTCATTGtagaatgaaagagaaaagggaaaatagTCTTAATTGttaatgtttaaatgaaatgtaaaagagAGGCATCCATCAACCCCCACTGTTTGCAGTATCCCACAGAAAAATTCAACTCAAAACCCAGAGCATGAAAATGAACCCCAAACCTCTACAAGCCCAAACAAGTTAGGTCCTAAAAAAAGAACATCTGAATTGTAGTATGTTGTTCCTGTTGGATTTGCacgtgtgcgcgtgtgtgtgtgtgtgtcagagagagctTAAAGTGATATTGGGTTGAAAATGTGCAGACTTTTTTGGGCTGTCGAGTTTTTGGCCCGTGCTGGGCTCGACATCTGATGTCAGATCAAAAATGGCTTTAGTTCTGTATTTTAATGAAGTTTCCTAGCTGTGggtgaaataaatataaatagaattaaaaTACTGCTCACTACTGTAATATCTTATTTCCTTTCCCCCCAGAAAGAAGTTGTCGAATTTCTCACACAGCAGCAACTGGAAGTCAGCATCTAATTATGTGGCCAAGAGTTACATGGAGACGGTGGACAGAAATGTTTACTTTGAGGACGTCAGGCTGCAGATGGAGGCCAAACTATGGGGAGAAGAGTACAACCGCCACCGACCTCCCAAACAGgtacatgaaaaacatttactAGTTACAAGTTAACGGGACAGGACATAATAttgacaaaatattattatttttattatgaatAATCACTCGAAAGTACTCAGAGCCCATGGCTGCACAATCCTCTAATCCTTGTTATTTTGACAATGGAAAGTATTTTAATCTGagatttagggctgcaactaactatctTTTTCATTATCGATAGATTTGATGATTACTTTTTCAATTAACCAATAAACTGTTTGGTTTACGAATTGAAAAAACATCAATCACAACTATAGAGCCCAATGTTACGTcctaaaatgtcttgttttgtctgaccagtaATCCTAAATCCAaaggtattcagtttactattatatatgtgacagagagaggcagcaaaTCCTGCCACAGAAGCTGGAAACTGAGAATGTgtagcatttttaaaattatttttgcttgaaaaatgactgtgatgattaatctattatcaaaatagtagccaataatttttctgtcaatcgactaataaatgaattgactaatcgtttcatcTCTACTTAGATGTTTAATCTGCATATAGGTTTGGATCTGCATCAAAAACACTTGCTGTTAGGCAGTCATGGGATACATATATCAGTAGTTTATGAGCAAACAGCAAAAGTGCTTAGAAATGTCCTATCTCTATAtattaagaaatacattttaaaagttccTGGAACCACACCTGCAGCCTAATCTACACCCAAAACTAATCCCTTATTCCTGTAACTTTCCATTACTTTTACTAAAATGTGTACTAGTTTTTGACATATCTTTAGctaacaacagacagacaaactgaaaaagTAAGTTTTGTGTGTTGACTTATTTACCAGAGAGTATCAGTATCTGTAAAAACTGCACTCGAGCGCGTATATAATTTAAGAACTTTAGAATTGTGacatgtacattttacattttaacatatatttataattgtttgtctagatttttttcccccttatatttctttttctacTTCTTGTTTTTCACACAGTCCTTTTGCACAGCCTTAGGAGCGTGCCATATTGCATTTCAGTCCAcatattgtttgtgtatgtgacaaataaacctTTGAATCCTTGAATCACTGTTACCCTCTACATTGTGACATTTACACTATGTAACCATCAGACTTACTGAAGGGCCTGCACTGCATAGGTGTGAGTGTTGTTTACTTCTTTCTTATCCTCAGGTGGACATCATGCAGATGTGTGTGGTGGAGATGAAAGACAGACCAGGTAAACCTCTCTTCCATCTGGAACATTACATCGAGGGCAAGTACATCAAATACAACTCCAACTCTGGCTTTGTGAGGGACGACAACATCCGACTCACTCCACAGGtaagtgacatcaccttttGGTATTAACACACGGTCAGCTAATAATCACTTAATAATCTTCATCATTCATTCCTATTGTATCCATCAGGCCTTCAGTCACTTCTCTTTTGAGCGATCGGGCCACCAGCTGATCGTGGTGGACATCCAAGGAGTCGGAGATCTCTACACTGACCCTCAGATCCACACAGAGAAGGGGACTGACTTTGGAGATGGAAATCTAGGTACAGTTCCCTTTGATACTGACAAACTGCTGCTAGATACTTGTGTGAAGTTTGGTTAGAAATGATTCAAGAAGCTCCATCTTGATCATGGCTGTGTTCCAGGTGTGCGAGGCATGGCGCTGTTCTTCCACTCCCACCTGTGTAACAAGATCTGCAAGAGTATGGGCCTGACGCCTTTTGACCTTTCCCGTGCAGAGAAGTCCCAGCTGGACTGTACCAACAAACTGCttgtaattttaacattttaataataataaatatagtgtCAGCCAGGGCCAGAAATCAGCAGCGGGTCAGGATACAAATATCTTTCAAAgttcataaaataataaaaataaaataaaatatgtccCAAAGAACTAGAAGTAAGATCTATTGCATTTAAAAATTGTTCACAGTTGCCATATTTAGGCATGAATGTgactgttttcccctgcttcgaGATCTTATTTCCTGTAAGAGAATTTGTTTTTGATCAGACTGAATATGCAGCCTAAAACAATACAGGAAAGCAGGAAAAACGGCTCCATTCTGCAAGTGTGAAAAAGTGCCGCTTTATGATCTTAACAGTAAATCTTACTGATAGAATCACACTCATACAATCATTTCCAAGAACTGCTACCTGCTCTCCTGCACCTGCTTTATCCTTATCTTCAGTGCATTCTGTTGCTATTTCCTCAAGAACAATTcatcttgttttatttcagaAGTCAGCCCAGACGGTGCTGAGGGGCTGTGAGGAGCCCTGCGGTTCTCCTCGTGTTCGGACCATGTCAGGAAGCCGGGCACCTCTGCTGTTATCCCGCCTGTCTGAGACGTCATCTGCAGACGAGAGCATGAGCGACGTGGACTCAGTTCCCTGCTCCCCTCTCATCTTCCCCTGCTCTCCGCTAGCTGCACATGGATCTATGGGCAAGTCCGCTATCTGTACGTGCATGAACACATTATTACGTACTGCACATGTATAACAATATGTTTTATGTAGTTAAGCGTGATGTCCATATTGTATAGTTTTgtataatttttacattttacaggcTTATCTTTTACTGGAATGTACGAACATGAAAGACTCAACAGTAACAACACAGGTGAACAGAAGGTGAGTAATAATGTGACTCCATGTCGAGTCCCAAGAGCTCAATGTTTGAATTCAATCCTGAGTCTTTAATGACAAAATTAAAGTCAAGTCTTAagtctttttttgtccttttacattacatttgtatCTATTTTCAAGATTAGATTATGTGAAATATGTGTTGGAGCCATCTCCATCTGtcatttaaatacagtagcaaTGTTTTCACTGTTACACACTCAGTATGCTGCTCAGTATCTTACCACTCACCATTCTGATAATATGCATGCAGGTCATATTGTCGACTGATCAGAAGATCAAATAAAATTCAGGTCAAAAGTGAATAGTGAAGTGTTGGCTAAAAGTGTTGGCTGAAGTCTATAatactcatcatcatcataataataataacaataacaataataatagtaataataaacttaatttataccttttaaaacaaagttacaagATGCTTTACATGGGAAAATCAAGATTAAAATATTTCAGCACTACAATTAATTTAAATCAGGcaattaaaagtacaaaaaaataaatagaataaaatttGCCACATAAAATAGGATAAGAAGcgtgaaaaacaacaaataaaacatactaGAACTGGACAAATATAACTGgattaacataaataaaaagcttctttaataaaagggatttgagaagtgatttaaaagatgttactgatttaaaaaaaaaaactcacatcCTCAGGCGGGGAGCTTCAAAGCTGAGGGCCCATACTGCAAAAGCCTGGTCACCTTTAGTCATGAGCTGGGACTCTGAATTGTAGGGGAGCAGCAATATAACCAGGAGCCAACCCGTGAAGTGCTTTAAACGTAATGGGTAATAGCTGAAAATCAGCTCTAAAACTGACCAGTGACGAGAGGCCAGAACATGGCAGACATGAGCTTGTCTCTTTGGATTTGTTAAAGGCTGAGCAGCTGTGATTTGAGCTAACTGAAGttgtaagatgttttttttttggtttaaccCTGAATTCATTGAACTGTAATAATCTAGACGCGATAATAGAAAAGCATGAATGACCTAAATATCAGCGCAAGAAAGGAAAGACGGGATTTTTGAGATACTGCTGAaggaaacatgattggacaccTCTAAAATGACTGAGTCCTGAGTCAGATTTGAGTCAAAAGTTGTCACCTTTGAGCTGTACTCACCTGACTGCAGAGCTGCCACACAACTCATCACaactcagattttttttttatttctgtctgtagGAATCTGATAGCGGCGGCGACAGCGGCTATCCCAGCGAGAGGAGGAGTGATGGCGACCCAAATGACCACGTAGACGGGGTAAAGATTTGCGTTTGACTTTGGTTTGATTTAGATAATGTCCAGGATTTCTTTTGTAGCAGTGGTTACACACGACGTATCCCTCAGTTAACATATAGATAAACAATGCCAAGaactgtatttgtgtatgtctgACATTTACCAAGTAAACATATTAAGTGACAAAGTgagtttttgtatattttttacacacatttgtaaGCATATTCTGGCATATTAtcttaaacaaacataaacacatccATTGTTAACAATTATTAAACCCTGACATGTTAGACTTCTTTTGTTACTGTATATAACTTTGtccttcagtcctctcagtatCTGTTAGTCTGTTAACATTTCCTCTTCTCCACATTAAGTTTGACTGTTAGATTTTCTGACAGCAGGTTTTATAATGCATGTTGTTTCATCACGTAGGCCCATCATCGCTACCAAAGACATTATTCTGAGTCGGATGAGGACAGTGTCAAACGGGTAAACAAACATAGAGACAAAAGTGTGCAGACgtcataatcataatcattatCACCATAATCAAAAAACCCTCTTCTAGTTTTTCCTCATCCTTgtctttccccttttttctcaTGACTTGCTTGACGATCAAAGCTGTTCTTCACCTTTCCTCTAATTTCGCTCCTCCTGCTCTTTGTGTTCCCTCACTAGAGGAAGATGGTAGCTCCTCCAAGAGTCTCTGCAAACTTAAATTCATACAATTCTAACAACAACTGGGTGATTATTTGCATGGAGTCTCATAAACCAGGTGTTTCCCTTTGCAGTGCTCTGCAGTCTTATTGCTATAAAGCTTCATCAAGCATGATTCTCAAGTTAAGATTTGAGCACACAAACTGCCACTGTTTCCATGTCCactcttcttttattttcagttgagtgaatgaaaacagactAAAAATGCAAATTTCAAAATGCCATTTGGAACCAAAACACCATCTGCCTCTGTTTCACCAACTCCACCATCTTGCTAATGATTCTCGCCAtaataattttgtgtgtgtgttcctgttcTCATGCTTTACATGATGTTGCATTCACTGAGCGACAGGCCAAAAGAGATGTACTCCTCCAGCTCTGAGCTCAAGGCTGATCTCTGTCATTTATCAGTTAAAATTAAAGCAGGCTTTTCTGGATGGGTACACCGCTGAGAGTGGATTTATTTTCTTGCACTTTGCCTTCATCATTCtcccttttccttctttttcctaattgtatattttgacttgtttttttctactcAGCTGACAGAGGAAAAGTGGAGCTTCTACCATTCGTCTCGCGCTCACGTCCACCGACCTTCCTGTGTGGCCACTGAGGTGGAGCGACTCAACACTCTGCTGCAGAAGAAGATTGGCCAGTCGATCCTCGGAAAGGTAAAACATCAGATTGGTTGATTTGACGTTAATAAAGATGATATATGTGGCAGGACTGAAGGActgaaatgaacacacacttgCCGGCCAAATAATACTGCCTAAAGCTTCAACTACACCTGAAGATGACTGAATTCTACAAAAACTAGACACCCCAAACATAACAACTGTTTCTACCAATATACACAGATTGTTTTAGTCTCGACAGTCAGAAAGAAGTCCAACTTGGTCTGAGCTGTCATGACGCTCAAATCATAAAGATAATCAACAATCATAATGTGTGTCAATCCACCTGTGGCTGCAAAAAGCTGGTTTTCAAGGttagttatatttgttgaacaTATCCTGGATCTCCTTCCTCCTGCCCAGGTCCACCTGGCGATGGTGCGTTACCATGAAGCGGGTCGTTTCTGTGAGAAGGATGAGCAGTGGGATCAGGACTCAGCCATGTTCCACCTGGAGAGAGCTGCACTGTGTGGAGAACTGGAGGCCATCGTAGCCTTGGGACAGTGCTGTCTGCAGCTGCCTCATCACATACTGCCAGACATGGAGCTGGAGGTAGCAAGCAATTTATTTAGCCCTTTCGCTTCGGCTGATTTGATTTTGGTTTTGTACAGAATGCACCCTTGTATTCTTACATCTTTGTGTTGTTGGCAGGAAAATGAAGGAAACAGGATGAAAGGTTTTAAGTatctgctgctggctgctgagGCTGGTGACAGATCTTCTATGATCATAGTGGCCAGAGCCTTTGATACTGGGATCAATCTGTCAGCTGACAGGTCAgtgaatgttattttaaagCAGTCTAACCTGTTTGACTTTTGTTAAAAGTTGGACTTGTATTTTGAAATCTGTGgataaaaaaacacaccaatctTGGTCCAACAGCCATGATAATACTGCCCTCTAGAGGGATTTCtagatgtttttattaaagacaaaaagtaTTTACTATTTTTGATGCTGAAGGGTTTATGCAtcgttgttttttatttgtcaattATCCAGAAAGCAGGACTGGGAAGAGGCGATTCACTGGTATGACAGTGCGTTGAACATGACAGACTACGATGAGGGGGGAGAGTTCGATGGGACACAGGACGAGCCTCGATACCTGCTGCTGGccagagaggcagagatgtACCAAGTGGGAGGCTACAACCTCACCGCAGACCCACAGAGAGCAGGTTCGACTCCATGCTGGCTTAACAGACCTCGCTGTGCTAAATGTACCTGAATATACCCTCATACTTTTAAGGAATACTCCACTGAAATCTATCTTTTAAGTATTAAACACTTTGAAATGAGGCTCAGAAAAGTTTGTAGCTTGCTCCTTTATGGAGGCCGCTCCATAGAAACATCCTGCAgcataattaaataaaaaggctcagtaatgtCCTAAAACAGCTTGGTGCTGTAGTTTTTTAGCagacaggagtaaatagtgcatttattgtggactattttcagctgcggattaatacacatttgatcCCTtagtgagtatttccagcagcaggacggtgtatgtgagactgagtcaaaataaactacagtgtgtgtgttcatggtaatgaaggaacacatcacccagtgcaacagtgtgactcactgatgtgttttaatgagttTTGCACAACAGTGTAGCTCTAGAGGCAAAGGGAAATAACATATATCaagcaatacttgttagtaagATCAATttattgctggttttggtcttttcatgagatttgttgacaatacaaCTTTGTTGAAAGTCCTGATTGTATGTTTCCCATTAAAAGCCATTCACTGATGCATATAATGGTCTCTGCCTCCACCCTACCCTCTCATAATATCTCTCCCTACAGGTGATCTGTTtacagaagcagcagaagctgCCATGGCGGCCATGAAAGGTCGATTGGCTAACCAGTACTATATGAAAGCCGAAGAAGCCTGGGCGCTAATGGAGGAGTAATTCTGgattcacatttttatgtgaaaaaggCCACAGGAGTTAATGTGTCTGACTTATAGCCAGGCCAGTTTACATATTGTTTATTGCAGAATTTTATGCTAATGGTGCtctgcgtgtgtgcgtgtgttcagCCTTCAAGAATCAGCCGTACATATTCAGGTTTCTGTTCTTCTTGTCCTGTTTGTGAAACTAGTCATCCTGACTCCTCTTTTCTTTAATTCCCTCTCTGATTATCTTTTGGCTAAGTGAATGTGGTTCTATGAAAGAGAAGATCTGaagattcaaaacaaaaaaatggctTACTCACTTTGACTGTTAACACATTTATGTTGGAAGAatgtatgtgaaaaaaaaaagcttggcgtatgaaactgtaaaataaagtttggATTGCTTTTTATGGGTAAACACTTGTCATTATTCattcctgttttttctctctagTAGACAAGCGCTCTGTCATTAAAGGTCTGTAACTGAGCCGATTCGTCTTCCAGTGAGAGATGTAAACATCAAGGTGTTCGGTGTTTCACCCTGGAGCCCTCAGAGGTTGCATGTCTTTGGACCTCATATtactataaaaacaaatggtcACAAGCATTTCTCAATATTGAGTTCTCTTGCAACTCAAGTACTTTAATACTAACAGTGGTGgagaaa is a window of Siniperca chuatsi isolate FFG_IHB_CAS linkage group LG20, ASM2008510v1, whole genome shotgun sequence DNA encoding:
- the eef2k gene encoding eukaryotic elongation factor 2 kinase isoform X1, encoding MEDDLMFSMEEEEGSAKRPPVQRSAPNQRASSISDANTSDDDDEDHFISPILDDSAKEICHYLKNIVYTRQLSNSLPKSNFVYKNETETVAEPRSYKVLSESAREAWKHAIEKAKAMPDPWAQFHLEDIKTEPCIRYRYNAITGEWAQDQVHIKMAAQPFGKGAMRECFRAKKLSNFSHSSNWKSASNYVAKSYMETVDRNVYFEDVRLQMEAKLWGEEYNRHRPPKQVDIMQMCVVEMKDRPGKPLFHLEHYIEGKYIKYNSNSGFVRDDNIRLTPQAFSHFSFERSGHQLIVVDIQGVGDLYTDPQIHTEKGTDFGDGNLGVRGMALFFHSHLCNKICKSMGLTPFDLSRAEKSQLDCTNKLLKSAQTVLRGCEEPCGSPRVRTMSGSRAPLLLSRLSETSSADESMSDVDSVPCSPLIFPCSPLAAHGSMGKSAICLSFTGMYEHERLNSNNTGEQKESDSGGDSGYPSERRSDGDPNDHVDGAHHRYQRHYSESDEDSVKRRKMVAPPRVSANLNSYNSNNNWLTEEKWSFYHSSRAHVHRPSCVATEVERLNTLLQKKIGQSILGKVHLAMVRYHEAGRFCEKDEQWDQDSAMFHLERAALCGELEAIVALGQCCLQLPHHILPDMELEENEGNRMKGFKYLLLAAEAGDRSSMIIVARAFDTGINLSADRKQDWEEAIHWYDSALNMTDYDEGGEFDGTQDEPRYLLLAREAEMYQVGGYNLTADPQRAGDLFTEAAEAAMAAMKGRLANQYYMKAEEAWALMEE
- the eef2k gene encoding eukaryotic elongation factor 2 kinase isoform X2; protein product: MEDDLMFSMEEEEGSAKRPPVQRSAPNQRASSISDANTSDDDDEDHFISPILDDSAKEICHYLKNIVYTRQLSNSLPKSNFVYKNETETVAEPRSYKVLSESAREAWKHAIEKAKAMPDPWAQFHLEDIKTEPCIRYRYNAITGEWAQDQVHIKMAAQPFGKGAMRECFRAKKLSNFSHSSNWKSASNYVAKSYMETVDRNVYFEDVRLQMEAKLWGEEYNRHRPPKQVDIMQMCVVEMKDRPGKPLFHLEHYIEGKYIKYNSNSGFVRDDNIRLTPQAFSHFSFERSGHQLIVVDIQGVGDLYTDPQIHTEKGTDFGDGNLGVRGMALFFHSHLCNKICKSMGLTPFDLSRAEKSQLDCTNKLLKSAQTVLRGCEEPCGSPRVRTMSGSRAPLLLSRLSETSSADESMSDVDSVPCSPLIFPCSPLAAHGSMGLSFTGMYEHERLNSNNTGEQKESDSGGDSGYPSERRSDGDPNDHVDGAHHRYQRHYSESDEDSVKRRKMVAPPRVSANLNSYNSNNNWLTEEKWSFYHSSRAHVHRPSCVATEVERLNTLLQKKIGQSILGKVHLAMVRYHEAGRFCEKDEQWDQDSAMFHLERAALCGELEAIVALGQCCLQLPHHILPDMELEENEGNRMKGFKYLLLAAEAGDRSSMIIVARAFDTGINLSADRKQDWEEAIHWYDSALNMTDYDEGGEFDGTQDEPRYLLLAREAEMYQVGGYNLTADPQRAGDLFTEAAEAAMAAMKGRLANQYYMKAEEAWALMEE
- the eef2k gene encoding eukaryotic elongation factor 2 kinase isoform X4, whose amino-acid sequence is MEDDLMFSMEEEEGSAKRPPVQRSAPNQRASSISDANTSDDDDEDHFISPILDDSAKEICHYLKNIVYTRQLSNSLPKSNFVYKEAWKHAIEKAKAMPDPWAQFHLEDIKTEPCIRYRYNAITGEWAQDQVHIKMAAQPFGKGAMRECFRAKKLSNFSHSSNWKSASNYVAKSYMETVDRNVYFEDVRLQMEAKLWGEEYNRHRPPKQVDIMQMCVVEMKDRPGKPLFHLEHYIEGKYIKYNSNSGFVRDDNIRLTPQAFSHFSFERSGHQLIVVDIQGVGDLYTDPQIHTEKGTDFGDGNLGVRGMALFFHSHLCNKICKSMGLTPFDLSRAEKSQLDCTNKLLKSAQTVLRGCEEPCGSPRVRTMSGSRAPLLLSRLSETSSADESMSDVDSVPCSPLIFPCSPLAAHGSMGKSAICLSFTGMYEHERLNSNNTGEQKESDSGGDSGYPSERRSDGDPNDHVDGAHHRYQRHYSESDEDSVKRRKMVAPPRVSANLNSYNSNNNWLTEEKWSFYHSSRAHVHRPSCVATEVERLNTLLQKKIGQSILGKVHLAMVRYHEAGRFCEKDEQWDQDSAMFHLERAALCGELEAIVALGQCCLQLPHHILPDMELEENEGNRMKGFKYLLLAAEAGDRSSMIIVARAFDTGINLSADRKQDWEEAIHWYDSALNMTDYDEGGEFDGTQDEPRYLLLAREAEMYQVGGYNLTADPQRAGDLFTEAAEAAMAAMKGRLANQYYMKAEEAWALMEE